Proteins from a genomic interval of Lolium perenne isolate Kyuss_39 chromosome 1, Kyuss_2.0, whole genome shotgun sequence:
- the LOC127317261 gene encoding uncharacterized protein, with product MDSSGTDADDVSGDPMDTIDTAAGDPHFSEDGYHGDSTEYSSSFGPSCSLSDDETRSGVHDMEVDSPFLGRVSAGGAASAPKPVRQKLVTDEWRKTVRPLMWRCQWLELRMKDLSSQVAKYDKEIALIQHEKNLQLEMMKADSSDPELATLDAQSHDRNTMERRKRQRDEDIVDTSLYMNNHEILSYYYEKKNSGADTEGLLIHDDFDNAVDDTKRRVPGNTLPGSKETDRVFEQYSLRDILLTIDRMQSRVLGLQNRLSKVCSNHTQVKVPQKSHKARTQIASCNKDGHRPQKKRDLHTLLENEDTYRPLVGVPSTLSDRSTGYVTGYAKRNFAEEGATQPYAKKVTFETIFGADNPLIHTHVGELYKESADDVLIYNQAAQLEEYQQFERVKKEAENQVKLANKVANTLLFRGEETVTRQLVKHEPVHEIASTVKAVGPGSKRGKKPKKKPVSFLPPLEDQAKKSPEVPAKKKIEKDLHSLKNEKPVFVAVEPRKSKRVPKPKKYGSD from the exons ATGGACAGCAGCGGCACCGACGCGGACGACGTCAGCGGCGACCCGATGGACACGATCGACACGGCTGCTGGCGATCCCCACTTCTCTGAAGACGGCTACCATGGGGACAGCACGGAGTACTCGAGCTCGTTCGGGCCCTCTTGCTCCCTATCTGACGATGAGACGAGGTCGGGCGTGCACGACATGGAGGTCGACTCGCCTTTCCTCGGCCGTGTCAGTGCGGGTGGCGCCGCTTCTGCTCCGAAGCCTGTCAG ACAGAAACTCGTGACAGATGAGTGGAGAAAGACCGTTCGCCCGCTCATGTGGCGGTGCCAGTGGTTAGAGCTGCGTATGAAAGATCTTTCGTCGCAGGTAGCAAAGTATGACAAGGAAATTGCTTTGATCCAGCATGAGAAGAATCTGCAGTTGGAGATGATGAAAGCAGATAGTTCTGATCCAGAATTGGCAACACTGGATGCCCAAAGCCATGATAGAAATACTATGGAGAGGAGAAAACGGCAAAGGGATGAAGACATTGTGGACACCTCACTGTACATGAACAATCATGAAATATTATCCTATTACTATG AAAAGAAAAACAGTGGAGCTGATACAGAGGGTCTGTTGATTCATGATGATTTTGACAATGCAG TTGATGATACCAAACGAAGAGTTCCTGGCAATACATTACCAGGGTCTAAGGAAACTGACAGGGTGTTTGAACAATATTCTTTAAGAGATATTCTGCTGACAATTGATCGTATGCAGTCTAGAGTCCTTGGCCTTCAAAATCGTCTCAGCAAGGTTTGCAGCAATCACACACAAGTTAAGGTGCCTCAAAAGAGTCACAAGGCTCGGACCCAGATAGCTTCTTGTAACAAGGATGGACACCGTCCTCAGAAAAAGCGGGATCTGCATACTTTGCTTGAGAATGAGGATACATATAGACCACTTGTTGGAGTGCCATCTACTTTATCAGATAGGTCCACTGGCTATGTAACGGGATATGCCAAGAGAAATTTTGCAGAAGAAGGTGCAACACAGCCGTATGCAAAGAAAGTCACATTTGAGACAATCTTTGGTGCAGACAATCCCTTAATTCATACTCATGTAGGAGAGTTATACAAAGAA AGTGCTGATGATGTCCTTATATACAATCAAGCAGCCCAGCTGGAAGAGTACCAGCAGTTTGAGAGGGTCAAGAAGGAAGCAGAGAATCAAGTGAAGCTCGCTAATAAGGTTGCTAACACCCTTCTTTTCAGGGGAGAAGAGACTGTTACAAGACAGTTGGTTAAGCATGAACCAGTTCATGAAATAGCTTCAACTGTGAAGGCAGTTGGCCCTGGAAGTAAACGAGGCAAGAAACCAAAGAAGAAACCTGTGAGCTTTCTGCCACCTTTGGAAGACCAAGCCAAAAAGTCCCCTGAGGTACCTGCAAAGAAGAAAATTGAGAAAGACCTACACAGTTTGAAGAATGAAAAGCCTGTTTTTGTAGCTGTGGAACCCCGGAAGAGCAAAAGAGTCCCCAAACCCAAAAAGTATGGAAGCGATTGA